The Sporomusaceae bacterium FL31 genome contains a region encoding:
- the purB gene encoding adenylosuccinate lyase: protein MSIKSLTPLEGRYGAITQPFGDYFSEWALIKYRIHVEIEWLITMSEQPDFTEIRPFTPDETTFLRNLVSKFDDTTALRIKEIERTTNHDVKAVEYFLRETMGAMSLSDVLEFIHFACTSEDINNLSYALMLKDGIKDVWLPAAENLLQTVSELAEKEKAQPMLAYTHGQTASPTTVGKELAVFVYRWNRQLKLIRSQEYLGKFNGAVGNFNAHSIAYPEVDWEAVSYSFVESLGLTPNPLTTQIESHDYVAETFHGIARFNNILLDFDRDMWLYISRGYFKQKAIAGEVGSSTMPHKVNPIDFENSEANVGLSNAVLDHLANKLPISRLQRDLSDSSALRNIGTGIAHSHLAITYTLKGLRKTVVNETALANDLTHAWEVLSEAVQTVMRKHGHANSYDKLKAITRGKAIGEEEIRSFIESVDLPEEDKKRLLALTPSQYVGIGASLVKHIK, encoded by the coding sequence TTGAGTATTAAATCACTTACACCCCTTGAAGGACGGTACGGCGCAATTACCCAGCCTTTTGGGGACTATTTTTCAGAATGGGCTTTAATAAAATACCGTATTCATGTAGAAATAGAATGGCTGATTACCATGTCAGAACAACCGGATTTTACCGAAATCCGTCCGTTTACACCGGATGAAACCACCTTTTTGCGCAACCTTGTCAGCAAATTTGATGATACAACGGCTCTGCGGATTAAAGAAATTGAACGTACCACCAATCACGATGTTAAAGCAGTTGAATATTTCCTGCGTGAAACAATGGGCGCCATGTCATTGTCAGATGTTTTGGAATTTATCCATTTCGCCTGTACTTCTGAAGACATCAATAATCTTTCCTATGCCCTAATGCTTAAGGACGGCATTAAAGATGTTTGGCTGCCAGCAGCAGAGAATTTGCTACAGACCGTTTCAGAACTGGCAGAAAAAGAAAAAGCTCAACCCATGCTGGCTTATACCCATGGTCAGACGGCTTCTCCTACAACAGTAGGCAAAGAACTGGCCGTTTTTGTCTATCGTTGGAACCGTCAGTTAAAACTAATCCGGTCTCAGGAATATCTGGGCAAATTCAACGGTGCCGTCGGCAACTTCAATGCACACAGCATTGCCTACCCCGAAGTGGACTGGGAAGCTGTTTCCTATTCCTTTGTTGAAAGTCTGGGATTGACTCCAAACCCCCTGACGACTCAAATTGAATCCCATGACTATGTGGCTGAAACCTTCCATGGCATTGCCCGCTTTAATAATATTCTTCTGGATTTTGACCGCGACATGTGGCTTTATATTTCGCGCGGCTATTTCAAACAAAAAGCTATCGCTGGTGAAGTTGGCTCTTCCACCATGCCGCATAAGGTAAATCCAATCGATTTTGAAAACTCAGAGGCAAACGTCGGATTAAGCAATGCGGTGCTTGATCATCTGGCCAACAAACTGCCTATATCTAGGCTTCAGCGCGATCTCAGTGACTCTTCGGCCTTGCGCAACATTGGGACAGGTATTGCCCACTCCCATCTTGCAATTACTTATACTTTAAAAGGACTGAGAAAAACGGTAGTAAACGAAACCGCCCTTGCAAACGATTTAACCCATGCCTGGGAAGTTCTGTCCGAAGCAGTTCAAACAGTAATGCGTAAACATGGTCATGCGAATTCCTATGATAAACTGAAAGCCATTACCCGCGGCAAAGCTATCGGGGAAGAGGAAATAAGATCCTTCATTGAAAGCGTAGACTTACCGGAAGAAGACAAAAAACGCCTTTTGGCCTTAACACCGTCACAATACGTCGGTATAGGCGCTTCTCTGGTAAAACATATAAAATAA
- the ahpF gene encoding alkyl hydroperoxide reductase subunit F: protein MLLDQDIKAQLSQYLQLMESNVLIKISAGSDNVSSDMVALVDEIASMTPRITIVKTELPRTPSFSIHRVGEERGITFAGIPLGHEFNSLVLALLQVSGRAPKVEPKIIEQIKTLQGKYHFETYISLTCHNCPVVVQALNLMSALNPGITHTMVDGAVFQEEVQAKDVMAVPVVYLNGEFFSSGRMEVEEILAKLGSSSDSSELAEKEPFDILVVGGGPAGVSAAIYAARKGIRTGIVAERFGGQVKDTLGIENFISMKYTEGPKLAEDLEAHVKEYQIDVMKLQRGSRLEKKDLIEIELENGAVLKSKAVILSTGARWRNIGVPGETEFKNKGVAYCPHCDGPLFKGKRVAVIGGGNSGIEAAIDLAGIVEHVTVLEFLPELKADVVLQQRLNSLPNVTVLKNVQTKEITGMDKVDGLSYIDRSTGEIHHLELQGVFILIGLVPNTDWLKGTIECNRFGEIIVDSHGATNVPGVFAAGDCTHSPYKQIIIAMGSGANAALGAFDYLIRN, encoded by the coding sequence ATGTTGCTAGATCAGGATATTAAAGCACAACTGTCTCAATATCTTCAGCTGATGGAAAGCAATGTGCTGATCAAAATTAGTGCAGGCAGCGATAATGTATCTAGTGACATGGTTGCTTTAGTGGATGAAATTGCCTCCATGACTCCCAGGATTACAATCGTGAAAACCGAGCTTCCGAGAACGCCTAGTTTCAGTATCCATCGTGTAGGAGAAGAGCGTGGAATAACCTTTGCAGGCATTCCTCTAGGCCATGAGTTTAACTCTTTGGTGCTGGCTTTGCTGCAGGTCAGCGGCAGAGCGCCGAAGGTTGAGCCAAAAATTATTGAGCAGATTAAAACGCTTCAAGGGAAGTACCATTTTGAAACCTATATCAGTTTGACTTGCCATAATTGTCCGGTGGTTGTCCAGGCGCTCAATCTCATGAGTGCTCTGAATCCTGGGATTACCCATACCATGGTAGATGGGGCTGTTTTTCAGGAGGAAGTGCAGGCCAAAGATGTTATGGCGGTGCCTGTGGTTTATCTGAATGGTGAATTCTTTAGCAGTGGCCGCATGGAGGTCGAGGAGATACTGGCCAAGCTCGGCAGTAGTTCTGATAGTTCTGAACTGGCAGAAAAAGAGCCGTTTGATATTCTTGTTGTGGGCGGCGGCCCGGCTGGAGTCAGCGCAGCGATTTATGCAGCGAGGAAGGGGATCCGGACTGGAATTGTTGCCGAACGGTTTGGCGGTCAGGTCAAAGACACGCTTGGCATTGAAAACTTTATCAGCATGAAATATACCGAAGGTCCTAAACTGGCGGAAGATCTTGAGGCGCATGTGAAAGAATATCAGATTGATGTGATGAAGCTGCAGCGTGGCAGTCGCTTGGAGAAGAAAGATCTGATCGAAATTGAACTGGAAAATGGTGCTGTCTTAAAAAGTAAAGCGGTGATTCTTTCTACAGGTGCCCGCTGGCGCAATATTGGTGTACCGGGAGAAACCGAATTCAAGAATAAAGGCGTGGCCTACTGCCCCCATTGTGATGGTCCTTTGTTTAAGGGAAAACGGGTGGCCGTTATTGGCGGAGGCAATTCTGGTATTGAAGCAGCGATTGATCTGGCTGGCATTGTAGAGCATGTAACCGTGCTGGAATTTCTGCCTGAACTGAAAGCCGATGTTGTCTTGCAGCAGCGCTTGAACAGTTTACCGAATGTGACGGTTTTAAAAAATGTTCAAACCAAGGAAATCACTGGTATGGATAAGGTCGATGGTCTTTCTTATATAGACCGCAGCACCGGAGAAATCCATCATCTGGAACTGCAGGGAGTATTTATTTTGATTGGCCTTGTTCCTAATACTGATTGGCTGAAGGGCACAATAGAATGCAACCGTTTTGGGGAGATTATTGTTGACAGTCATGGTGCTACCAATGTACCGGGAGTATTTGCAGCAGGGGACTGCACACACAGTCCTTATAAGCAGATTATTATTGCTATGGGATCAGGTGCGAATGCGGCACTGGGCGCATTTGATTATTTAATACGGAATTGA
- the ahpC gene encoding peroxiredoxin: MSLIGTEVKSFKAQAYQNGQFIEVTEANFKGQWSVVCFYPADFTFVCPTELEDLQNHYAALKELGVEVYSVSTDTHFTHKAWHDSSETINKITYIMIGDPSHTLSRNFEVLIEEKGLADRGTFIIDPDGIVQAVEINAGGIGRDASTLLNKIKAAQYIRKNPKEVCPARWREGSATLKPSLDLVGKI; this comes from the coding sequence ATGTCATTAATCGGAACTGAAGTAAAATCATTTAAAGCGCAGGCTTATCAGAATGGGCAGTTTATTGAAGTTACAGAGGCAAATTTCAAAGGCCAATGGAGCGTTGTGTGCTTCTATCCGGCAGATTTTACCTTCGTGTGCCCGACAGAGCTTGAAGATTTGCAAAATCACTACGCTGCTTTAAAAGAACTGGGTGTGGAAGTATACTCTGTTTCTACAGACACTCACTTTACCCATAAAGCATGGCACGATAGTTCGGAAACGATCAACAAAATCACCTATATCATGATTGGCGATCCCTCGCATACATTATCAAGAAACTTTGAAGTACTGATTGAAGAGAAAGGTCTTGCTGATCGCGGGACATTTATTATTGATCCAGATGGTATTGTACAGGCGGTGGAAATCAATGCTGGTGGTATCGGACGTGATGCAAGCACATTACTTAATAAAATTAAAGCCGCACAATATATCCGGAAAAATCCGAAAGAAGTTTGCCCGGCTAGATGGCGGGAAGGTTCTGCCACACTTAAACCAAGTCTGGATCTTGTAGGAAAGATTTAA
- a CDS encoding cation transporter, translated as MSSQSQQHNHEHATHSHGISSRSGDKKGLAIALITTAVIMIVEFLGGLITNSLALISDSGHMLSDVSSLAFSLIAMWFASKPPSPQKTYGFYRFEILAALLNGLTLFVIAGIIIWEAYQRLFDPPNVISGTMIAIAVIGLAANLFSAWMLIRKGDISGNVNVRSAYLHILGDALGSVGAIIAGLLMSAFAWYIADPIISVIVALLILKSAWGIIDESIHILMEGTPPTIKVDEVKQALLAIPGVQNIHDLHIWTVTSGLDSLSCHLLIDSEQNSQDILRQAILIIEKHFNIQHTTIQIETSDLQHPEHIV; from the coding sequence ATGAGCAGTCAGTCTCAACAGCATAACCATGAGCATGCCACACATAGTCATGGCATATCTTCGCGAAGCGGTGATAAAAAAGGACTGGCTATAGCCCTGATAACAACAGCGGTTATTATGATCGTAGAATTTTTGGGAGGACTGATAACTAACAGCTTGGCTTTGATTTCCGACTCAGGTCACATGTTGAGCGATGTGAGTTCGCTGGCTTTCAGTCTTATCGCGATGTGGTTTGCTTCAAAGCCTCCTTCACCCCAGAAAACATATGGCTTCTATCGTTTTGAAATTTTAGCTGCCTTGCTTAATGGGTTAACTCTGTTTGTTATTGCAGGGATTATTATTTGGGAAGCCTATCAACGATTATTTGATCCCCCTAATGTTATTAGCGGAACTATGATAGCAATTGCTGTGATAGGGTTAGCAGCTAATTTGTTTAGTGCCTGGATGTTAATCAGAAAAGGCGACATATCAGGTAATGTAAATGTTCGGAGTGCTTATCTACACATTCTTGGTGATGCATTAGGCTCTGTTGGCGCAATCATTGCAGGACTACTCATGTCTGCTTTTGCGTGGTATATAGCTGATCCTATTATTAGCGTTATTGTGGCACTTTTAATATTAAAGAGTGCTTGGGGGATTATTGATGAGAGTATCCATATTCTTATGGAAGGAACTCCGCCTACGATTAAAGTTGATGAAGTTAAGCAAGCTTTACTCGCGATTCCGGGTGTGCAAAATATTCACGATCTACATATTTGGACTGTTACTTCGGGCCTTGATTCGCTTTCCTGCCATTTGCTGATCGACAGCGAGCAGAATAGTCAGGATATTCTGCGGCAGGCTATTCTGATTATTGAAAAACACTTTAACATTCAACATACTACTATTCAAATCGAGACAAGTGACTTGCAACACCCCGAGCATATCGTTTAA
- the yobR gene encoding putative N-acetyltransferase YobR, with protein MNGDIKLIKFIEELAANSWPAHIQQTLGSWRLRANMNVTRRANSVYTNGSFPEHGEWLEVVEDFYRRRSLSPCFCISEASPTELEGILDSCGYRKIFECYAMVSSCNKVLERTVESDRFISKIAEEASREWIYDFMRLEGYSPDRYQGYDHIFSAIAPKKAFASLCNQGKLIALGTVVAERGWAGLSNIVVDAEHRGKGAATALLRSLVNWSLSHGADQLYLQVLKDNTPALALYHKLGFTPLFEYHYRLLDK; from the coding sequence ATGAATGGAGATATAAAACTTATTAAGTTCATTGAAGAGCTCGCTGCAAACAGCTGGCCTGCACATATTCAGCAAACGCTAGGATCGTGGAGACTTCGGGCAAATATGAATGTAACAAGGCGAGCAAACAGTGTCTATACGAACGGTTCTTTTCCAGAGCATGGGGAATGGCTAGAGGTTGTAGAGGACTTCTATCGGAGGCGATCACTTTCACCCTGTTTCTGTATCAGTGAGGCATCACCAACGGAATTGGAGGGCATTCTGGATTCTTGTGGCTATCGTAAGATCTTCGAATGTTACGCTATGGTCTCATCCTGTAACAAGGTGCTGGAACGTACCGTGGAGTCTGATCGGTTTATTTCTAAAATTGCAGAAGAAGCGAGTCGTGAGTGGATTTATGATTTTATGCGATTAGAAGGCTATTCGCCTGATCGTTACCAGGGGTATGACCATATTTTTTCCGCGATTGCTCCGAAGAAGGCATTCGCCAGCCTTTGTAATCAAGGAAAATTAATTGCGCTTGGAACTGTCGTGGCAGAGAGAGGGTGGGCGGGGCTGAGTAATATTGTTGTTGATGCCGAACACCGGGGGAAAGGGGCAGCGACTGCGCTACTCCGTTCTCTTGTCAATTGGTCTTTGAGTCATGGTGCAGATCAATTATATTTACAGGTCTTAAAAGATAATACTCCTGCCTTAGCGCTATATCACAAGTTAGGATTTACTCCTTTGTTCGAATACCATTACAGACTGTTAGATAAGTAA
- the racX gene encoding aspartate racemase: protein MQKSIGIIGGMGSLATCDLFKKIINMTDAKSDQEHIHICIDCNTKIPDRTKAILGGGENPIPEMVRSGVRLQSMGADVLVMPCNTAHYFYDKITPFFDIPLLNMLKETVKEIKNRGIRKIGLLATDGTIQSGVYHTALADAGIDLITPSPIKQRSVMDVIYNGIKASNRNINLNEFYRTIDEVFENGAEILVLGCTELPVAFELFHIERPSIDPTSVLAAAAIRFVDKPLLHRL from the coding sequence ATGCAAAAGTCAATCGGGATTATTGGAGGCATGGGATCGTTAGCTACATGTGATTTGTTTAAAAAGATTATCAATATGACAGATGCTAAATCTGATCAAGAGCATATTCATATTTGTATAGATTGTAATACCAAAATTCCGGACAGGACAAAAGCCATATTAGGAGGGGGCGAGAATCCTATTCCTGAAATGGTGAGAAGCGGCGTTCGGCTTCAGTCCATGGGAGCAGATGTATTAGTTATGCCGTGCAATACAGCGCATTATTTTTATGATAAAATTACTCCTTTTTTCGATATTCCACTGTTGAATATGTTGAAAGAAACGGTGAAGGAAATCAAAAACAGAGGAATAAGGAAAATTGGTTTGCTGGCAACTGATGGAACTATTCAATCAGGAGTGTATCATACAGCGCTAGCAGACGCGGGAATAGATTTGATCACTCCTTCGCCAATCAAACAGAGGAGTGTAATGGATGTTATTTATAATGGGATAAAGGCGTCAAATCGGAATATCAACCTTAATGAGTTTTATAGAACCATTGACGAGGTTTTTGAGAACGGGGCAGAAATATTGGTGTTGGGCTGTACAGAGCTTCCGGTTGCATTTGAATTGTTTCATATAGAGCGACCGTCAATTGATCCGACCTCAGTATTAGCGGCTGCGGCAATTCGTTTTGTAGATAAGCCGTTATTACATAGGTTATAG